The genome window GTAAAAGTTAAGAAACAAAGGTGTTCATACTGTCACCCAAAGTTATTTACCCAAAAGTTTGGTTATGACAAGTTTACAATGAAGGACATTTGGGAAGGTAGATACTGTGGGGCTTGCCATAACGGTGTAAAAGCTTTTGACGCTAAAAAGACTGAAAATTGCACAAAATGTCATAAAACAAAAACCCAAAAAGGAGAAGGCAAGTAATGGTGTCTCTTTTAATAAAAGGCGGAAGAGTAGTAGATCCTTCTCAAAAGATAGATGGTCAATTTGATATTCTGATTGAAAATGGGCGTATTCTCAGGCTTGAAAAGAACATAAAAAGCTCTGAGGCTTCTGAAGTTATAGAAGCAGATGGTCTTATTGTGTCTCCTGGATTTATAGACCTTCACGCTCACTTAAGAGATCCTGGTTATGAGTGGAAAGAGGATATAGAGACAGGTTCTTTAGCCGCTGTCGCAGGGGGAATAACTTCTGTCTGTGCAATGGCAAATACTGAACCTGTCAACGATAATCCTGCCATTACAAGGTACATAATTGAAAAAGCTGAAAAGGTAGGGCTTTGTGATGTATTTC of Desulfurobacteriaceae bacterium contains these proteins:
- a CDS encoding cytochrome c3 family protein, translated to MRKLGIVGAIAILGAFLFSCFEGGILNRDLVFKNKQGDVVFSHVYHVKVKKQRCSYCHPKLFTQKFGYDKFTMKDIWEGRYCGACHNGVKAFDAKKTENCTKCHKTKTQKGEGK